Proteins encoded together in one uncultured Sphaerochaeta sp. window:
- a CDS encoding DUF554 domain-containing protein, which yields MIATYFNALMVVLGSFIGLFLKHRLKASYQEVVFTSSGLITLVIGFSMAMKTGSYLILLFSVVIGGFIGYALKIEDGVMSFGSWMERRLSRGQGSAESARNFALGFLNASLLFCSGAMTVVGAIQAGTVGDYQLILVKSIMDGCMAIIFSAAYGIGVMASALFILLYQGFFTLAGGWIAPILGDAGINELASVGGVLLMMIGFGLLDIRKTKTGNFLPAMIIAPLLTLLAPMFKNLFSGFGF from the coding sequence ATGATTGCCACCTACTTTAATGCCTTGATGGTTGTTCTTGGCTCCTTTATTGGATTGTTTCTGAAACACCGGCTGAAAGCCTCCTATCAGGAGGTTGTTTTCACCTCCTCAGGACTGATTACCCTGGTTATTGGATTTTCCATGGCAATGAAGACAGGTTCTTATCTGATCTTGCTTTTCTCTGTGGTCATTGGAGGCTTTATAGGATATGCCCTCAAGATTGAGGACGGTGTAATGTCCTTTGGGTCATGGATGGAGAGGCGGCTCAGCAGAGGCCAGGGTAGCGCAGAGAGCGCACGTAACTTTGCCTTGGGATTCCTTAACGCCTCACTGCTGTTTTGCAGTGGCGCCATGACGGTGGTAGGCGCAATCCAGGCAGGTACTGTAGGTGACTATCAGTTGATTCTGGTAAAGTCTATCATGGATGGGTGCATGGCAATTATCTTCAGTGCTGCCTATGGTATAGGTGTCATGGCAAGTGCACTCTTCATTCTTCTGTATCAAGGGTTTTTTACGTTGGCAGGTGGGTGGATAGCCCCAATACTTGGGGATGCAGGAATCAATGAGCTTGCATCAGTCGGTGGTGTATTGTTGATGATGATTGGGTTTGGCCTGCTGGATATCAGAAAAACCAAGACTGGGAATTTTCTGCCTGCAATGATTATCGCACCTCTGCTGACACTGCTTGCTCCAATGTTCAAGAATCTTTTTTCGGGGTTTGGTTTTTGA
- a CDS encoding helix-turn-helix transcriptional regulator, with amino-acid sequence MQTFWDRVILLLNSPTVVELSTMLDVKRSTLSSWIHTDRRPPLHVAMKITELTGVTLEWLENGNNWESMASEEAAENIAQYKKLVMAQIEELDQQQLEVIQSLLYYFKNQTPKKDS; translated from the coding sequence ATGCAAACATTCTGGGACAGAGTCATTCTTCTTCTTAATTCACCTACGGTGGTGGAACTATCCACCATGCTTGATGTCAAACGCAGCACTCTCTCCAGCTGGATCCATACTGACAGACGTCCCCCATTGCATGTTGCAATGAAAATAACTGAACTCACTGGGGTGACTCTTGAGTGGCTGGAGAATGGAAACAACTGGGAATCGATGGCAAGTGAAGAAGCTGCCGAGAATATCGCCCAATACAAGAAGCTTGTCATGGCCCAGATAGAAGAACTTGACCAACAACAACTGGAGGTCATACAGTCACTTCTGTACTACTTCAAAAACCAAACCCCGAAAAAAGATTCTTGA
- a CDS encoding glycogen/starch/alpha-glucan phosphorylase, with product MQDQQKTKYGHRAKDIAQDFAEHLKYSQDADIYHTTKEGRYTALALSVRDRIIHQWNQSRKTQRANGAKRVYYLSLEFLMGRAMTNNIINLGIENEVMEALSSLGYTYEELSEVEPDAGLGNGGLGRLAACFLDSLATLEIPAYGYGIRYNYGIFRQQIKNGWQAEQPDNWLRDGNPWEIHRPDVVYPVQFGGEVQVIREHGRDRFKWSGSEVVNGVAYDTPIIGYGCKTVNTLRLWSAKSPEEFNFHEFNDGDYTEAVRSKISAENLSQVLYPNDTLYMGKELRLKQQYFFVACSLADIINRFKRKESNWGVLPDYAAIQLNDTHPSLAVPELMRLLIDEENLDWDKAWEITVKTMGYTNHTLMPEALEKWSLPMLQKILPRHMQIIFEINHRFLQQAVSYFPLQPQMLSKISIIEETNPKQVRMAHLAIIGSHSTNGVAELHSQLLKKSMFPQFNLIFKDRFNNKTNGITQRRWLLASNPKLAALINSAIGDGWITDYSQIEKLKPFAEDKNFLADFAAIKQESKIHAAAFLQKDSNMVINPNTFFDVQVKRIHEYKRQLLNALNILLMYNDLKMGGAATKDMEPTSFLFGGKAAPGYVNAKLIIKLINNIAKVINADPATNDRLAIHFMPNYRVSMAEAIIPATNLSEQISTAGTEASGTGNMKFMCNGALTIGTMDGANIEIAQEVGEENMFIFGNTEEEIQKLSLSYDPFTYVMADKEVKDAIDLLFSGYFNINEPNIFEPLRRSLFEEGDRYYHFADLRMYSDAHRKARELYKGDRNAWNRMAVLNIASSGKFSSDRTIAQYAKDIWNINSCPVEKDLSEDTALQDAVKRR from the coding sequence ATGCAGGATCAACAGAAAACCAAGTACGGTCATCGTGCCAAAGACATTGCCCAAGACTTTGCTGAACATCTCAAGTACAGTCAGGATGCAGATATTTATCATACTACCAAAGAAGGGCGTTATACAGCCCTTGCACTCTCAGTTCGGGACAGAATCATCCATCAGTGGAACCAGAGTCGAAAAACCCAGCGAGCAAACGGAGCAAAACGGGTCTACTACCTCTCTCTGGAATTTCTCATGGGAAGGGCGATGACGAACAACATCATCAATCTCGGTATCGAGAACGAAGTGATGGAAGCCCTCTCCTCACTGGGATATACCTATGAGGAACTCAGCGAAGTGGAACCGGATGCTGGTCTAGGAAATGGGGGACTCGGTAGACTTGCTGCTTGTTTCCTAGACTCCCTTGCTACGCTTGAGATTCCTGCATACGGATATGGAATTCGTTACAATTATGGAATTTTTCGCCAACAGATCAAGAATGGATGGCAAGCAGAACAACCGGATAACTGGTTGCGTGATGGCAATCCTTGGGAAATACACAGACCAGATGTAGTCTACCCTGTCCAATTCGGCGGAGAAGTTCAGGTAATCAGGGAACATGGACGTGATCGTTTCAAGTGGAGTGGCTCAGAAGTGGTCAACGGCGTTGCATACGACACCCCAATTATCGGTTATGGATGCAAGACGGTGAACACACTTCGCCTCTGGTCTGCAAAAAGCCCGGAAGAGTTCAATTTCCATGAATTCAATGACGGGGATTACACCGAGGCTGTTCGCTCCAAAATCAGTGCAGAGAACCTGAGCCAGGTACTCTATCCCAATGACACCCTATACATGGGCAAGGAGCTAAGGCTCAAACAACAGTACTTTTTTGTAGCCTGTTCCCTTGCAGACATCATCAATCGCTTCAAGCGGAAAGAGAGCAACTGGGGTGTACTCCCAGACTACGCGGCAATCCAGCTTAATGACACACACCCATCCCTGGCTGTGCCTGAATTGATGCGTCTCCTTATTGATGAAGAGAACCTCGATTGGGATAAAGCATGGGAGATTACCGTGAAGACCATGGGGTACACCAACCATACCTTGATGCCGGAGGCACTTGAGAAATGGTCTCTCCCTATGTTGCAGAAAATTCTTCCCCGTCATATGCAGATCATCTTCGAGATCAATCACCGATTCCTGCAACAGGCAGTCTCCTACTTCCCTCTTCAACCGCAAATGCTTAGCAAGATAAGCATCATTGAAGAGACAAACCCTAAACAGGTTCGTATGGCACACCTTGCCATTATTGGAAGCCACAGCACCAATGGTGTTGCAGAATTGCACTCCCAGTTGCTGAAGAAGTCCATGTTCCCGCAGTTCAATCTTATCTTCAAGGATCGTTTCAACAACAAGACGAATGGCATTACCCAGCGCCGATGGTTGCTTGCTTCAAACCCCAAGCTTGCAGCATTGATTAACAGTGCCATCGGCGATGGCTGGATCACGGACTACAGCCAGATTGAAAAACTCAAACCGTTCGCTGAAGACAAGAACTTCCTCGCTGATTTTGCAGCGATCAAGCAGGAGAGCAAGATTCATGCAGCTGCCTTCCTGCAGAAGGACAGCAACATGGTCATCAATCCAAACACATTCTTTGATGTCCAGGTAAAGAGAATCCATGAGTACAAGCGACAGTTGCTCAATGCTTTGAACATACTGCTCATGTACAATGACCTGAAGATGGGAGGAGCTGCTACAAAAGATATGGAACCCACATCCTTCCTCTTTGGAGGAAAAGCAGCCCCGGGATATGTCAATGCGAAATTGATCATAAAACTGATAAACAATATAGCAAAGGTGATCAATGCGGATCCGGCAACCAATGACCGCCTTGCCATACACTTCATGCCAAACTACCGGGTCTCGATGGCAGAGGCCATTATACCGGCCACAAACCTTTCTGAGCAGATCTCAACAGCTGGAACGGAGGCCTCGGGAACAGGAAACATGAAATTCATGTGCAATGGTGCACTGACCATAGGGACCATGGATGGTGCAAATATTGAGATCGCCCAAGAAGTTGGTGAAGAGAACATGTTCATCTTCGGCAACACAGAAGAGGAAATCCAGAAATTGAGCCTCTCATACGATCCATTCACATATGTGATGGCTGACAAAGAGGTGAAGGATGCAATTGATTTGCTCTTCAGCGGCTACTTCAATATCAATGAGCCGAATATCTTTGAACCACTACGTAGAAGCTTGTTTGAGGAAGGCGACAGATATTATCACTTTGCAGACCTTCGGATGTACAGCGATGCACACCGCAAGGCAAGGGAGCTCTATAAGGGAGACAGGAATGCCTGGAATAGAATGGCAGTGTTGAACATTGCCTCGAGTGGCAAATTCTCCAGTGACAGAACCATTGCCCAATATGCAAAGGATATATGGAATATTAACTCATGTCCGGTTGAGAAGGATCTCAGCGAAGATACAGCTCTCCAGGATGCAGTTAAACGAAGATAA
- the rpmG gene encoding 50S ribosomal protein L33: protein MADSKKKGPVEKIALQCTECKQKNYTTEKNRRNTQGKLELKKYCPFERKHTLHREAKIK, encoded by the coding sequence ATGGCTGATTCAAAGAAAAAAGGTCCTGTTGAGAAAATTGCTCTTCAGTGCACCGAATGTAAGCAGAAAAATTACACTACCGAGAAGAATCGGAGAAATACTCAGGGTAAGCTTGAGTTAAAGAAGTATTGTCCGTTCGAGCGCAAGCACACCTTGCACCGCGAGGCAAAAATTAAATAA
- the secE gene encoding preprotein translocase subunit SecE — MKKLFKYFKESSQELKKVVWPSREAVISSTKVVLVSTAIVAIFLGLVDFLLLKGVLFIL; from the coding sequence ATGAAGAAGCTATTTAAGTATTTCAAGGAGTCTTCCCAGGAACTGAAAAAGGTTGTCTGGCCCTCCCGTGAAGCTGTCATTTCTTCCACAAAGGTCGTACTTGTGTCTACAGCCATCGTTGCAATATTCCTTGGGTTGGTGGACTTCCTCCTGCTTAAAGGTGTATTGTTTATTCTGTAA
- the nusG gene encoding transcription termination/antitermination protein NusG — MAKGWYVVHTYSGYEQKIERIINKMRETDMDFALVCTDVKVPFETVVEVKEGVRREVKRKILPGYILVELDLPDTSWKTWCSHIKRIQGVTGFVSPSDSVKPQPLSAAEVKNLFQKTGDLPAEKVFKPKQTFSIGEQVRIIDGPFDSFTGVIEEVNLEKARMRVSVGIFGRSTPVEVDFLQVEKIL, encoded by the coding sequence ATGGCTAAAGGCTGGTACGTAGTACACACATATTCTGGGTACGAACAGAAGATTGAGCGAATCATCAACAAGATGCGCGAGACCGATATGGACTTCGCGCTTGTTTGCACTGATGTCAAAGTTCCTTTTGAGACCGTAGTAGAGGTTAAGGAAGGGGTGAGACGTGAGGTGAAGCGTAAAATTCTTCCCGGCTATATCTTGGTTGAGCTAGACCTGCCCGATACAAGTTGGAAGACCTGGTGTTCTCACATCAAGCGTATACAGGGTGTTACTGGGTTTGTGAGCCCGAGTGACAGCGTTAAGCCGCAACCCCTATCAGCTGCTGAAGTGAAGAACCTCTTTCAGAAGACAGGTGATCTTCCTGCTGAGAAAGTGTTCAAACCTAAGCAGACCTTCTCCATTGGGGAGCAGGTACGCATCATTGACGGTCCTTTCGATTCCTTCACCGGGGTTATCGAGGAAGTCAATCTGGAAAAGGCCCGTATGCGGGTCAGCGTCGGAATTTTCGGACGCTCCACTCCGGTTGAGGTGGATTTCCTCCAAGTAGAAAAGATTCTGTAG
- the rplK gene encoding 50S ribosomal protein L11, whose protein sequence is MAKKKVSAIIKLQCPAQKATPAPPIGPALGPHGVSAPKFVQEFNDKTKNYEPGLILPVIITVYADKSFTFILKTPPAAVLIKKALGLSSGSGSPNKVKVGKLSQDQLTEIATTKLKDLNANDIEAAKRIVAGTARSMGVEVEQ, encoded by the coding sequence ATGGCAAAGAAAAAGGTGTCTGCAATTATTAAGTTGCAGTGCCCTGCCCAGAAGGCTACGCCGGCACCCCCAATCGGGCCCGCGCTTGGCCCCCATGGTGTCAGTGCCCCTAAGTTTGTCCAGGAGTTCAATGACAAGACAAAGAACTACGAACCTGGGCTCATTCTTCCCGTTATCATCACTGTTTATGCCGACAAGAGCTTCACGTTCATCCTGAAGACTCCCCCTGCTGCAGTACTCATCAAGAAGGCTCTTGGCCTGAGTAGTGGTAGTGGCAGTCCCAACAAGGTGAAGGTTGGCAAGCTCTCACAGGACCAGCTGACTGAAATTGCAACAACCAAATTGAAGGACCTCAATGCAAATGACATCGAGGCTGCAAAGAGAATTGTTGCTGGAACAGCCCGCAGTATGGGTGTAGAGGTGGAGCAATAG
- the rplA gene encoding 50S ribosomal protein L1 — protein MKHGKKYREAIKNVDREKLYTFDEAAALVKELAFASFDETVEVSVKLTLKKSQSVRDTVVLPNQFSAQKRILVFAKGEKAEEAREAGAAYVGDNDLIEKIRGGWMDFDVAVATPDMMKDVGRLGPILGRRGLMPNPKTQTVTFDVKGALAELSQGRVEFRSDKTNVVHLPIGKVSMDPALVSENAKSVVKEIVRKKPSDAKADFVVSIALSSTMGPGVRVNVKDMSATV, from the coding sequence ATGAAACACGGAAAGAAGTATCGAGAAGCAATCAAAAATGTAGACCGTGAGAAGCTCTATACATTTGATGAAGCAGCAGCTTTGGTAAAAGAGCTTGCTTTTGCTTCATTTGATGAGACTGTTGAGGTATCCGTTAAGCTGACCCTCAAGAAAAGCCAGAGTGTTCGTGACACGGTAGTCCTTCCCAATCAGTTTTCCGCCCAGAAGCGTATCCTTGTATTCGCTAAGGGAGAGAAGGCAGAAGAAGCTCGTGAAGCTGGTGCAGCCTATGTTGGCGACAATGACCTGATCGAGAAGATTCGCGGTGGTTGGATGGATTTCGATGTGGCAGTCGCCACTCCCGACATGATGAAGGATGTAGGTCGTCTTGGTCCGATTCTTGGTCGCAGAGGCTTGATGCCGAACCCCAAGACCCAGACTGTAACGTTCGACGTCAAGGGTGCTCTTGCTGAGCTTTCCCAAGGTCGTGTCGAATTCCGTTCTGACAAGACCAACGTTGTTCACCTTCCCATCGGTAAGGTCTCCATGGATCCTGCTTTGGTAAGTGAAAACGCCAAATCTGTTGTCAAGGAAATCGTCCGTAAGAAGCCATCTGACGCAAAGGCTGACTTCGTGGTCAGTATCGCACTTTCCTCCACCATGGGTCCGGGAGTCCGGGTCAATGTGAAGGATATGTCGGCCACGGTGTAA
- the rplJ gene encoding 50S ribosomal protein L10: MDHKTRITPAKEEAVKALKDEFSQYTGYIFTDYRGMTVEQITKLRRTLMEKDAAFRVVKNRFAKIALTDLDRTADEQLVGPTAIAMVKGDEANIVAKDLFAIKKEGASIEVKGALLDGEFYNAEQIEAFSKLPTRLELIASLMGTMKAPVQKLAATLLAYVENNGGSVESASEEN; this comes from the coding sequence ATGGATCATAAAACTCGTATTACCCCTGCGAAGGAAGAGGCCGTCAAGGCTTTGAAGGATGAGTTCAGCCAGTACACTGGGTATATCTTCACCGATTACCGTGGTATGACTGTTGAGCAGATCACCAAGCTTCGTAGAACTCTTATGGAGAAGGATGCAGCATTCCGTGTTGTCAAGAACCGGTTTGCAAAAATTGCACTCACTGACCTGGATAGAACTGCTGATGAACAGCTTGTTGGACCCACCGCTATCGCTATGGTGAAAGGTGATGAGGCCAATATAGTTGCCAAGGATCTGTTTGCAATCAAGAAAGAGGGTGCTTCCATTGAAGTGAAAGGCGCTCTTCTTGATGGTGAATTCTATAATGCCGAACAGATTGAGGCTTTCAGCAAGCTCCCAACCAGATTGGAACTGATTGCATCCTTGATGGGAACCATGAAGGCTCCCGTGCAGAAGCTGGCAGCAACCTTGCTTGCCTATGTCGAGAACAATGGTGGCTCAGTAGAGTCTGCCAGCGAAGAGAACTAG
- the rplL gene encoding 50S ribosomal protein L7/L12, which produces MATKEEILESIASMSVMEVADLIKMMEEKFGVQAAAAAVAAGPAAAAEAVEEPTEFNVILKAADPSKKIAAIKEVRAITGLGLKEAKELVEAGDKVVKEAVSKADADALKEKLEATGCTVEVKPVD; this is translated from the coding sequence ATGGCTACTAAAGAAGAGATTTTGGAATCAATCGCAAGTATGTCCGTCATGGAGGTCGCTGACCTCATCAAAATGATGGAAGAGAAATTCGGCGTCCAGGCTGCAGCTGCTGCTGTTGCTGCTGGTCCTGCAGCTGCTGCTGAAGCAGTTGAAGAGCCGACCGAATTCAACGTCATCCTCAAGGCTGCAGATCCTTCCAAGAAGATTGCTGCCATCAAGGAAGTCCGTGCTATCACCGGCCTCGGCCTGAAGGAAGCAAAGGAACTTGTTGAGGCTGGCGATAAGGTTGTCAAGGAAGCTGTCAGCAAGGCAGACGCCGATGCACTCAAGGAGAAGCTTGAGGCTACCGGCTGTACTGTTGAGGTCAAGCCCGTTGACTAA